One genomic segment of Melospiza georgiana isolate bMelGeo1 chromosome 21, bMelGeo1.pri, whole genome shotgun sequence includes these proteins:
- the LOC131092216 gene encoding germ cell-specific gene 1-like protein → MPSSIPEADRRHRASAAFSLSFLSLIFSITAFSSSYWCEGTRKVAKPFCKGDSKGDLCIRFNSADGNGSQAVQYIWETGDDKFVEKKFHAGIWYSCEEMINEEGEKCRSFISLTPASDRGVLWLSIVAELLYVVLLLIGNILMSVEICYYSSVIDGLKINAFSAVVTVLAGLLGMVAHMMYTTVFQMTVNLGPEDWRPHTWDYGWSYGLAWTSFACCMAAAVTTINKYTKTILEFKHKRKKLERSFRIQYKFPEYTAPEKVCNVYVNSFQNTTDDPAHALRSLRHLATISVL, encoded by the exons ATGCCGTCCTCCATCCCCGAGGCAGACAGGAGGCACAGAGCCTCAGCAGCATTTTCTCTGAGTTTCCTCTCTTTAATCTTCTCCATCACGGCTTTCAGCAGCAGTTACTGGTGCGAGGGGACCAGGAAAGTGGCCAAGCCTTTCTGCAAAGGGGACAGCAAAGGGGATCTGTGCATCCGCTTCAACAGCGCCGACGGCAACggcagccaggctgtgcagtACATCTGGGAGACTGGCGACGACAAATTCGTGGAGAAGAAGTTCCACGCTGGCATCTGGTactcctgtgaggaaatgatCAATGAGGAAG gTGAGAAATGTAGAAGCTTCATCAGTCTGACTCCAGCTTCTGATCGAG GGGTTTTATGGCTGTCCATTGTAGCAGAGCTTCTCTACGTGGTTTTGCTCCTGATTGGAAACATTCTGATGTCAGTAGAAATCTGCTACTACAGCTCTGTCATTGATGGGCTGAAGATCAATGCCTTCTCTGCAGTGGTCACCGTGCTAGCAG GTCTTCTGGGCATGGTTGCTCACATGATGTACACAACTGTGTTTCAAATGACTGTAAATCTTGGTCCTGAAGACTGGAGACCTCACACTTGGGATTATGGCTGGTCCTATGG CCTTGCATGGACCTCCTTCGCTTGCTGTATGGCCGCAGCTGTCACCACTATTAACAAATACACGAAAACTATCTTGGAATTCaagcacaaaaggaaaaagctggaaagGAGCTTTAGGATTCAGTACAAGTTTCCTGAGTacacagctccagagaaggTTTGCAATGTGTATGTGAACTCTTTCCAGAACACCACAGATGACCCCGCACATGCACTGAGAAGTCTGCGCCACCTGGCCACTATTTCAGTCCTGTAA